In the genome of Gemmatimonadaceae bacterium, one region contains:
- a CDS encoding DUF3623 family protein, whose protein sequence is MTTVATGVVSAATARMTRFMSLVRVRHPSTLVSTDIATRETTLRVALRSFFVVVLFWWSATGIVFALERTAATRMMGLLVASLMAAWGASLVYLERDRDTPSAARRSFLGGAFLWTWIQVCFYGGWLIGPPELRRPIPAEPLTFSLAVRAVHSMLWYELGMLGVLVLAWALTRRSVNKVGWHAALLFWCVHQTASVAIYLGVENPGRGFFPEPLAYLESYFGPQRNSLFLPIAMAVVLAYTLFTAIYAIREQQPARRQSRMLLVVIGALSVLELAVLGTPMNLPIWDSLWEAFLAVRGY, encoded by the coding sequence ATGACCACCGTGGCGACGGGTGTGGTATCGGCGGCGACGGCGCGCATGACGCGCTTCATGTCGCTCGTCCGTGTGCGCCATCCGAGTACGCTGGTCTCCACCGACATCGCGACGCGCGAAACGACGCTGCGCGTGGCGCTGCGGTCGTTCTTTGTGGTCGTGCTGTTCTGGTGGAGCGCCACCGGTATCGTGTTCGCGCTCGAGCGCACGGCGGCGACGCGCATGATGGGGCTGCTGGTCGCGTCGCTGATGGCGGCGTGGGGCGCGTCGCTGGTCTATCTCGAGCGCGATCGGGACACCCCGAGCGCGGCGCGGCGCAGCTTCCTGGGCGGCGCGTTTCTCTGGACGTGGATCCAGGTCTGCTTCTATGGCGGCTGGCTGATCGGGCCGCCGGAACTGCGTCGCCCGATTCCGGCCGAGCCGCTGACCTTCTCACTCGCCGTGCGCGCGGTGCATTCGATGCTCTGGTACGAGCTCGGGATGCTCGGCGTGCTCGTCCTGGCGTGGGCGCTCACGCGCCGCAGCGTGAACAAGGTGGGGTGGCATGCGGCGCTGCTCTTCTGGTGCGTGCACCAGACGGCCAGTGTGGCCATCTACCTTGGCGTGGAGAATCCGGGGCGTGGCTTCTTCCCGGAGCCGCTGGCCTATCTGGAGAGCTACTTCGGGCCGCAGCGGAACAGTCTGTTCCTGCCCATCGCGATGGCCGTTGTGCTGGCCTACACGTTGTTCACGGCCATCTACGCCATTCGCGAGCAGCAGCCGGCGCGTCGTCAGTCGCGTATGCTGCTCGTGGTCATCGGCGCCCTCAGCGTGCTGGAACTGGCGGTGCTGGGGACGCCGATGAACCTGCCGATCTGGGACTCGCTCTGGGAAGCGTTCCTCGCCGTACGCGGCTACTGA